The following coding sequences are from one Diadema setosum chromosome 9, eeDiaSeto1, whole genome shotgun sequence window:
- the LOC140233318 gene encoding uncharacterized protein has translation MLGYLGAERATSGAEFGPGKGLILLDDVNCAGDEVDILQCPHNGLGTHNCGHHEDAGVVCVNISVQTTPVRLVGGESPHEGRLELYYNGKWSTVCDDNWNIQDAQVVCAMLGYLWARRATSGAEFGPGTGLILLDDVNCVGDEVDILQCPHSGLGTHNCGHHEDAGVVCLNITAANVHEVLRLVGGNEPNEGRVELYFDGSWSTICDDDWDLFDANVVCSMLGYLRASRASSQAEFGPGTGPILLDNLMCRGSEISIFTCPHEGIGVHNCGHHEDAGVVCSNDTAHGSLVPVPSTEKVCPESCQQNAHTFCYCDSICTFLGDCCEDFISNSSNLSSGRSNTIPPLEYWSCLTLPVGLHLKNWLLVNRCPPAYENTSITEQCEFVGHDSILTDGQGVFFVNEYCADCHGVRNTPLLQEYAVFDNFSTNASLSPLTFLSYRVLSKSNSLTPPRECSLSFNSMVKTCPGGDDSMPLAIEACDRFSAVVHVDGTPYKNEHCAVCNHVLDNESLITSPLLCHWVATFSYSAPLIPHYAPSQIGDVVNDALQPIVRPRCPNGLFLENYRCIPEDAEWPSCQSLLLSYAVLQNSDAVGCLTGLGLSSVLTEIIENTTAEANTLYIYDIVGLHLPPRSEISIMIGSDIATFNSTCPEIAIELQETCLISDVDGADCPEKWHTGPPNFFQPVQINGSNYVLFNETYINPVKWKNATTYTRISQAAIFDATAHFHLCGKREDILDCPSVLIDIFEIITLENRTGLKISGHDVSVPQGEYALLPNGSALVCWSSDLADSGLWYFSPLTKAQTIVGHVVIGLSSLCLLATMVTYSVHEQLRNIQGISVLNMIIALLIGQLLIEYPTTYLHPWPALCQTVGVLAHFFLLAAFSWMNVLAGNLWRSFSLTEFKSKLSREKVRDVVLRFCVIGWGVPALFVSLCLIVHFEGRDVFSLRYGGRGCWIYPFRDNVIVFLIPVALSLTLNVVFFILTVREIKALKSNSEILTSNHDKKERRHELITYTKISSLMGFGWITSFIAAAVQLSFAFYVFTLAVAVQGILVFWSFGLNRRVRKMWQDLARNKFGQTEGNRNKNEQVVATSSNQLGTHATSL, from the exons ATGCTTGGCTATCTTGGGGCTGAACGTGCTACATCGGGAGCCGAGTTTGGACCAGGTAAAGGGCTCATCCTACTGGACGATGTGAACTGTGCCGGGGACGAGGTTGATATATTGCAGTGCCCCCACAACGGACTTGGTACTCATAATTGTGGACATCACGAGGACGCGGGCGTCGTCTGCGTGAACATTTCTG TTCAAACAACGCCTGTGCGACTGGTTGGTGGAGAAAGTCCACACGAAGGGCGATTGGAGCTGTATTATAACGGCAAATGGTCGACAGTCTGTGACGATAACTGGAATATCCAAGACGCTCAAGTAGTTTGTGCTATGCTCGGCTATCTTTGGGCGAGGCGTGCTACATCGGGAGCCGAGTTTGGACCAGGTACTGGGCTCATCCTACTGGACGATGTCAATTGTGTCGGAGACGAGGTTGATATATTGCAGTGCCCCCACAGCGGACTTGGTACTCATAATTGTGGACATCATGAGGACGCGGGCGTCGTCTGCCTGAACATTACTG CTGCAAACGTTCACGAAGTCTTGCGACTGGTAGGTGGCAATGAACCAAACGAAGGTAGGGTGGAACTGTACTTTGACGGCAGCTGGTCAACTATTTGCGACGATGACTGGGACCTGTTTGATGCCAACGTGGTCTGTTCAATGCTGGGCTATCTACGAGCAAGCCGAGCTTCATCACAGGCAGAGTTTGGTCCTGGGACCGGACCAATTCTCCTGGACAACCTGATGTGTCGAGGCAGTGAAATAAGCATATTTACCTGCCCACATGAGGGCATCGGCGTTCACAACTGCGGTCACCACGAGGACGCAGGAGTTGTGTGCTCGAACGATACAG ccCACGGTTCTCTGGTCCCTGTTCCATCGACAGAAAAAGTTTGCCCAGAGTCATGCCAACAAAATGCACATACATTCTGCTACTGTGACTCCATCTGCACATTCCTTGGGGATTGTTGCGAAGACTTCATCAGCAATTCCTCAAACTTGTCTTCAGGAAGGTCCAATACGATCCCGCCCTTGGAGTATTGGTCTTGCCTTACACTACCCGTAGGACTTCACCTTAAAAACTGGTTACTTGTGAACAGATGCCCACCTGCATACGAAAATACATCAATTACTGAACAGTGTGAATTTGTCGGACACGACAGCATCTTGACTGACGGTCAGGgtgttttctttgtaaatgAATACTGCGCGGATTGCCACGGCGTCAGAAACACACCGTTACTTCAGGAGTATGCTGTCTTTGACAACTTCTCAACAAACGCGTCTTTAAGCCCATTGACTTTTCTTAGTTACCGTGTACTTTCAAAGAGCAATTCACTCACTCCTCCAAGGGAATGCTctctttcattcaattcaatggTCAAAACATGCCCCGGCGGTGATGATAGTATGCCATTGGCGATCGAAGCTTGTGATCGCTTTTCAGCTGTAGTGCATGTGGATGGTACGCCATATAAAAACGAGCACTGTGCAGTGTGCAACCATGTTCTTGATAATGAAAGCTTAATTACTTCGCCCTTACTTTGCCATTGGGTTGCCACATTCTCATACTCTGCACCGCTCATTCCGCATTATGCTCCAAGTCAAATCGGAGATGTTGTTAATGATGCTCTACAACCAATTGTAAGACCACGGTGCCCTAACGGACTATTTCTTGAAAACTATCGGTGCATACCCGAAGACGCAGAGTGGCCATCCTGCCAGTCTCTCCTCTTATCTTACGCCGTCCTACAGAACAGTGACGCAGTGGGATGCCTTACAGGTCTCGGACTCTCGTCAGTATTGACAGAAATCATTGAGAACACAACAGCTGAAGccaatacattatatatctacgaTATCGTTGGGCTACATTTGCCTCCTCGTAGTGAAATCTCGATTATGATAGGCAGCGACATTGCCACATTTAACAGCACATGTCCGGAGATAGCAATAGAGCTTCAGGAAACTTGTCTCATTTCAGACGTTGACGGTGCTGATTGCCCCGAGAAGTGGCATACCGGCCCCCCGAATTTTTTCCAGCCAGTGCAGATCAACGGATCAAACTATGTTTTGTTTAACGAGACTTACATCAATCCGGTGAAATGGAAAAACGCCACAACCTACACCCGTATATCTCAAGCTGCTATATTTGATGCAACAGCACATTTTCATCTGTGCGGAAAACGCGAAGATATTCTGGACTGCCCGTCTGTTTTGATTGACATATTTGAAATCATCACTCTGGAAAATAGAACTGGTTTGAAGATCAGTGGTCATGATGTGTCAGTACCACAGGGGGAATACGCCCTACTGCCGAACGGAAGTGCCCTAGTATGCTGGTCTTCTGATTTAGCTGACAGTGGACTGTGGTACTTTTCACCACTCACGAAAGCACAAACTATTGTTGGTCATGTTGTGATTGGTTTATCATCACTATGTCTCTTAGCAACAATGGTAACGTATTCCGTTCACGAGCAACTACGCAACATTCAAGGCATATCTGTTCTCAACATGATCATTGCTTTACTGATTGGACAATTGCTGATAGAGTATCCAACCACTTATCTTCATCCATGGCCAGCACTCTGTCAGACAGTCGGTGTTCTTGCACACTTTTTTCTCCTCGCTGCGTTTAGCTGGATGAATGTTCTGGCCGGGAACCTTTGGCGTAGTTTTTCTCTGACCGAATTCAAATCGAAGCTAAGTCGTGAGAAAGTACGAGATGTCGTATTGCGCTTTTGCGTGATAGGTTGGGGTGTACCGGCTCTCTTTGTTTCTCTCTGTCTTATTGTGCATTTTGAGGGGCGTGACGTTTTCTCGTTGAGGTACGGTGGTAGAGGCTGTTGGATATATCCTTTCAGAGATAACGTCATTGTTTTCCTCATACCGGTTGCCTTGAGTCTCACGCTGAATGTCGTATTCTTCATTCTTACTGTTCGTGAAATCAAAGCGCTGAAGAGCAACTCTGAAATTCTGACTTCAAACCATGATAAGAAGGAGCGAAGACACGAATTGATTACTTACACAAAG ATCTCAAGCTTGATGGGATTCGGATGGATAACAAGTTTCATTGCGGCTGCGGTCCAGCTTTCTTTCGCCTTTTACGTCTTCACTCTGGCCGTGGCTGTCCAAGGAATTCTGGTCTTCTGGTCATTCGGTCTCAACAGAAGAGTCAGAAAAATGTGGCAAGACTTGGCTAGGAATAAATTCGGTCAGACAGAAGGAAATAGGAACAAAAACGAGCAGGTGGTCGCTACTAGTTCTAACCAATTGGGCACACATGCAACCTCATTGTAA